One stretch of Leptospira hartskeerlii DNA includes these proteins:
- a CDS encoding response regulator, protein MSRELDQIVDMQVLSGESGMGKILIIEDSPEIALVYDHFCRKMNWDFDIASNGKEGMKKFLSASKPYSVYIVDLVMPEQDGASFIRDLKKQDPNAIIIVQSSLDEPDKIIEVMKLGVFDYLRKPVTKEDFDRTVTLAFQCSSLRDFQADVERSNRDVLKEQLDWLTYKESIRKSDENSLSLSTIKSLNTSFSQGSGIGAILSLLDLLKMGHQTTENGALVSNEILSLLYASQDVLRKQLGSLSTVLSLAGEQAKMEKISISDLVHTLTKQSETFVPFLDKKDLKIRFSSSKSKESLRVQLDWVGIVFDELILNAMKYSKKSTFIDVYFGKIDGYFCLAVKNVVNSAQELVDAENKEVLVTRPFFRLLPPVEEFSELEKFGMGLGLTAVDMIVNKHRGIFNIHNVSDHTSPIVEPCIMAEAFFPVISV, encoded by the coding sequence ATGAGTCGGGAGTTGGATCAAATTGTGGATATGCAGGTGCTCTCCGGAGAATCAGGAATGGGAAAAATTCTGATAATAGAGGATTCACCAGAGATTGCATTAGTCTACGATCATTTTTGTAGAAAGATGAATTGGGATTTTGATATTGCCTCAAATGGTAAGGAAGGAATGAAAAAGTTTCTTTCTGCTTCGAAACCTTATTCGGTATACATAGTCGATTTGGTGATGCCTGAACAAGATGGCGCATCTTTTATACGGGATCTAAAAAAACAGGACCCAAATGCAATTATAATAGTACAATCTTCTCTTGATGAACCTGACAAGATAATCGAAGTGATGAAGCTTGGTGTTTTCGATTATCTTCGTAAGCCGGTTACAAAAGAGGATTTTGATAGAACAGTCACCTTGGCATTTCAATGCAGCAGTCTGCGAGATTTTCAAGCGGATGTGGAAAGATCGAATCGTGACGTATTGAAAGAGCAGTTGGATTGGTTAACGTATAAAGAATCCATTCGCAAATCCGATGAGAATTCATTATCGCTTTCCACTATAAAGTCTTTGAATACTTCCTTTTCACAAGGCTCCGGGATAGGGGCCATTCTTTCTCTCCTTGATTTACTGAAGATGGGACATCAGACCACTGAAAACGGTGCATTAGTAAGTAACGAAATATTAAGTCTTCTTTATGCAAGCCAGGACGTTTTAAGAAAACAACTAGGAAGTTTGTCCACTGTTCTGTCCTTGGCCGGAGAACAGGCGAAGATGGAAAAAATTTCCATCAGCGATTTGGTCCATACTTTAACTAAGCAATCAGAGACATTCGTTCCTTTTTTGGATAAGAAGGATTTAAAGATTCGGTTTTCATCCAGTAAATCGAAAGAGTCGCTCAGAGTGCAATTGGATTGGGTCGGCATCGTATTCGATGAACTAATATTGAACGCTATGAAATATTCCAAGAAGTCGACCTTCATAGATGTTTATTTTGGTAAGATCGACGGATATTTTTGCTTAGCAGTTAAGAATGTAGTCAATTCCGCCCAAGAACTTGTGGATGCGGAAAATAAGGAAGTTTTGGTAACTCGTCCTTTCTTTCGTTTACTTCCCCCCGTAGAGGAATTTTCGGAGTTAGAGAAGTTTGGAATGGGGCTCGGTTTGACAGCTGTCGACATGATAGTGAATAAACATCGAGGAATATTTAATATTCATAATGTTTCCGATCATACTTCGCCTATAGTTGAGCCTTGTATAATGGCGGAAGCCTTCTTTCCTGTGATATCTGTGTAG